The nucleotide window AGGGTGGGCGCCCCCTGACTTCTCGATTCGGGAGATGGCCGTCATGGCGGCGATGATCGCTGCGATCGTCTGGCTAGGGCTTTACCCTCAGCCGGTGCTCGCTACGGCTCGTCCGACACTGACCGGCCTCCAACAATATGCGGTCCAGGGCCTCCATCTGCGAGAGGATATACCGTGAGCGGTGCAGACGTCGTCACCCTGTTGCCGCTGATGGTGATCGGTGCGGCTGCCGTGACGATCATGCTGCAGGCGGCATTCTATCGCCATCACCTTGCAGCGGTCGTCCTGACGTTGTTGGGGCTTGCGCTGAGCCTCGCATCACTCCTGCCCGCATCACGCTATCTGCCACGCCCTGTGACGCCTCTCCTGGTACTCGATCGCTTCGCGCTCTTTTATGTGGGGTTGATCCTGGCCGCGTGCATTGGCGTGACGCTCCTTTCGTACGGTTATCTCAAGATACGAACGGGCGAGTACGAAGAGTTTTATGCCTTATTGCTCCTGGCGACACTGGGCGCCATGGTGCTGGTGACCAGCAGTCACTTTGTCTCGTTTTTCCTGGGATTGGAGCTGTTGAGCGTGTCCCTCTATGTCCTGATTGCCTACGTCCGGACCGAAGGGCGGCCGCTCGAGGCAGGCCTGAAATATCTGATCCTGGCTGCGGCCTCCTCCGCATTTCTGCTGTTCGGGATGGCACTAATCTACGCACAGGCCGGGACGCTGGCGTTCGGAGGCGCGGCATCGTGGGTTCGCGCCGGGACAGACGCGCCCAGCCTCTACCTGATGACTGGTCTCGCCTTGATGATCACAGGAATCGGATTTAAGTTGGCGGTTGTCCCGTTCCACATGTGGACGCCTGATATCTACGAGGGGGCCCCTGCGCCGGTCACAGCCTTTGTGGCGACAGTCTCTAAGGGCGCGATGTTTGCCTTCGCGCTTCGCTTCTTCAACCAGACAGAGGGACACGGCTATCGTTCGCTGACCCTAGTCTTCAGTCTGATGGCCATCGCGTCGATGTTCGCTGGCAATCTGCTGGCGCTCATGCAGGACAACGTTAAGCGGATCCTCGCCTACTCATCGATTGCCCACCTGGGCTACCTGCTGGTGGCGTTGCTGGCTGCCGGTTCTTTGGCGGTGGAGGCCGTCACCTTCTATCTGGTTGCCTACTTCGTGACAACGCTGGGCGCCTTCGGTATTGTCGCTGTCTTGTCTGGGAGGGAGGGCGATGCGGACGCAATGGCTGATTACCGGGCTCTGTTCTGGCAGCGGCCGGGCATCGCCTGTGTCTTTACGGCGATGCTCGTCTCGCTAGCCGGTATCCCACTGACGGCCGGGTTTGTCGGTAAGTTCTTTATCGTGACCGCCGGGATCGGATCGGCTTTGTGGGGGCTGGTACTCGTCCTCGTACTCAACAGCGCGATCGGGATGTTTTACTATCTGCGGATTATTGTGACGATGTTCTCTCAGCCTTCGGCGGGGCATCTCGCGACGACTCCAGCGCCGCTTCCGGCCTATACTCATGGAGGGGCGATGGTCCTGGCCGTCCTCATGCTCTTGCTGATCTGGCTGGGGGTCTTTCCTGGCTTCATGCTCCGTATGATCCAGCAAACGGCCCAGAGCCTCTTGTGACTTCAGAAAACAGGACCTTCAACCCTTGTAGGTGACGACTCGACCCCAGAGGCTTTTCGTCCCCCAGATGCCCGACCGGAGACATTCGAGCTGAACGATCTGGCTGTGATCTACGAACAGGTTCACCTCGGGGCCGTAATTCTTGATATACCACGCGAAGACCTCCGGATCAGCAGCCTCGAACATCACCCTTTCCAGCCCCAGCGCATTGATGATCTTGGCTACTGCATCGGTGCGCCAGATCGTGACGTTTTCCGTGATCCCCTCCGATTCGATCATAATCAGATAGGCCCCGACCTCCAGGAAACGCTTGGCCTGCAGGATGGCCCACTCGGGATCTCGCGTGCCCTCGGCTTCCAACTCTGCGGAGGCCGTCGCGCCGCCGGCGCCGAACTGAATACCGATCTCTGGCTTGGCCTTCATCCCTGCCTTATGCACGGCCTCCACCAGCCGAAGCCAATCATCGGTGGGAATCGTGATGAAACCGGCGGAGATTTCGATGATGTCGAATTCCAGCTCCCGGCAGGTGTCGATGTACCGTTTGACGGCCTGCGGCCCCTGCGCCACGACTCGTTCGATGAATCCTCCGGTAGAGACCAGGACATTATACCGGTGGCAGAGGTCGATGAGCTCCTTGACGGCTGTCCGTGGCATCAGGCTGAACGATCCGCCGGCGAACTTCAAGGCATCAACGTAGGTTCCCATCGTCTCCAGCAGGTCCTCCAGGTATCGCTTGCCAATCGGAGTGTAGTAGGGCCCGCGGATCTCGGTGACGCCGCTTCTGCGCGGCTTTGCCGGCCGCTCATTGAGCCTGAGAAAGTCAAACGCCCGCTCATCGTGCGTGGATTGTAATCGGGCCATTGTCTATCCTCCTTTTGTGGGCCGTTCATCCGCTCCGGCGCACCTGGCCGAGCAGCCGCATCAGATCTGAGATGCGAAGTGATTCGATGTCGGCGACGGCATCCACGATTGCGCGACGGAGCGAGACATCGCTGTATGGGGCGCTGAGCCGCTCGAACTTCTGAACGACTGTCTCCCATGTTGTCGGCCGAGTGTGAAACCCCTCGTAGTCCAGTTTCTCTTTGACCAGGGTCCGGCCGTCAGCCAGCAACACCGTGAGGCGACATGGCATCCGATCCGGAAAGTACTGGCTATACACATCCGACGGCCTCACCGAGACCTTTCGGAGCAACGCCTGAACGTCCTCCCGACGGATCCGCTCCGACCGATACTGTTCCGGCATGACTTGGCCATCCAGCATGGCGACGGCCACCAGGTACGGCAAACTGTGGTCGGCCTCTTCCTTCGAGCGAACGATGGTCTTATTCCCTTCCTTGCCGCCGCCGATAATATGGTACGCCACGTCAAAAATCTCGATCTCAACGAGCGACACCTCTTCCACGC belongs to Candidatus Methylomirabilota bacterium and includes:
- a CDS encoding NADH-quinone oxidoreductase subunit N, with the protein product MVIGAAAVTIMLQAAFYRHHLAAVVLTLLGLALSLASLLPASRYLPRPVTPLLVLDRFALFYVGLILAACIGVTLLSYGYLKIRTGEYEEFYALLLLATLGAMVLVTSSHFVSFFLGLELLSVSLYVLIAYVRTEGRPLEAGLKYLILAAASSAFLLFGMALIYAQAGTLAFGGAASWVRAGTDAPSLYLMTGLALMITGIGFKLAVVPFHMWTPDIYEGAPAPVTAFVATVSKGAMFAFALRFFNQTEGHGYRSLTLVFSLMAIASMFAGNLLALMQDNVKRILAYSSIAHLGYLLVALLAAGSLAVEAVTFYLVAYFVTTLGAFGIVAVLSGREGDADAMADYRALFWQRPGIACVFTAMLVSLAGIPLTAGFVGKFFIVTAGIGSALWGLVLVLVLNSAIGMFYYLRIIVTMFSQPSAGHLATTPAPLPAYTHGGAMVLAVLMLLLIWLGVFPGFMLRMIQQTAQSLL
- a CDS encoding phosphosulfolactate synthase — translated: MARLQSTHDERAFDFLRLNERPAKPRRSGVTEIRGPYYTPIGKRYLEDLLETMGTYVDALKFAGGSFSLMPRTAVKELIDLCHRYNVLVSTGGFIERVVAQGPQAVKRYIDTCRELEFDIIEISAGFITIPTDDWLRLVEAVHKAGMKAKPEIGIQFGAGGATASAELEAEGTRDPEWAILQAKRFLEVGAYLIMIESEGITENVTIWRTDAVAKIINALGLERVMFEAADPEVFAWYIKNYGPEVNLFVDHSQIVQLECLRSGIWGTKSLWGRVVTYKG